One genomic segment of Aquamicrobium lusatiense includes these proteins:
- a CDS encoding DUF2285 domain-containing protein has product MSVGVCDFPSNPDEPHEQQTIIWSPKLQPQAVRLSEVEAGGAHGSPLFTLAHLDGLELRRATDGWHGIWRLDGITHQFWLPDATPDTAASYAVTLPLDSFLELRVHAARRLWRSLTRRPPGPAIGTLPDQLREWHILSLRALDAKLCGESYRAIAEVLLGFRGTKEDFENDPRKNRARRLVKHGIRMMKGGYRLLLHYPVKPGKS; this is encoded by the coding sequence TTGAGCGTTGGGGTGTGCGATTTCCCCAGCAATCCCGACGAGCCGCATGAACAGCAGACCATCATATGGTCGCCAAAACTCCAGCCACAAGCAGTAAGGTTATCAGAGGTCGAGGCCGGGGGAGCTCACGGCAGCCCTTTGTTCACGCTGGCACATCTTGATGGTCTGGAGCTTCGCCGAGCGACAGATGGTTGGCATGGCATATGGCGTTTAGACGGAATAACGCACCAATTCTGGTTGCCGGATGCCACACCGGACACAGCAGCGAGCTACGCGGTGACTTTGCCGCTGGACAGCTTTCTGGAATTGCGTGTTCACGCGGCAAGAAGACTGTGGCGCTCCCTGACACGACGCCCGCCAGGGCCGGCGATAGGCACGCTTCCAGATCAATTGCGCGAATGGCACATCCTGTCCTTGCGCGCGCTCGACGCGAAACTGTGCGGTGAGAGCTATCGCGCCATTGCCGAAGTTCTGCTCGGCTTTCGCGGGACGAAAGAAGATTTTGAGAACGACCCACGCAAGAACAGGGCGCGTCGGCTGGTCAAGCATGGCATCAGGATGATGAAGGGCGGCTATCGTCTGTTGCTTCACTACCCGGTAAAACCGGGCAAGTCCTGA
- a CDS encoding DUF3363 domain-containing protein produces MSADDENRFRPKPGRIRSDTPKGGRPKSFFTQVRKITRQHQAAASRDPSMPSSARPSSPGRSRAAVASGKGVKRGRGASFVRARNISGNWHHRQPGSRRVIVKQRSVRAAWKGGRARAHLRYVQRDGTSRDGERGRLYSATEDRADGDAFLDRGKDDRHQFRFIVSPEDGAELSDLTAYTRDFMKQVEADLGTKLDWVAVNHYNTGHPHVHVIVTGRDDMGGDLVINGDYLSAGLRERASELASLELGPVTEIEQTRKLSTEIDQDRFTRIDRAMAEEADARFLDLRHEPAAPRRQFGRTLRLRRLAKLEKMGLATEHAPGVWELSKDMEPALRELGERGDIIRTMQKALGPQGGERDPMSFQIHDGAPETPIVGRVVDKHLSDELGENLTIVVDGIDGRTHHIAGIAPERLEDARIGSIIEIGPAEATARPSDRSITAIAEDGIYRPSRHLEQAKFEGRVPGGDYEGYVDAHVRRLEALRRAGIVERIDADQWRIPDDLVSRAAAYDAGRDRQASVNVLSPVDLGKQIGSDGATWLDRRLIHGETADLAPTGFGQQVREAMDQRREHHIEQGDATRARNGRIFYRRSLLATLREREVARVGAEMTESKGLPFRAATDGENVSGKFTGTVQLSSGKFAVVEQSHEFTLVPWRPVIDRQLGREVMGVVQGGSVSWQLGRQRELGI; encoded by the coding sequence ATGAGCGCCGACGATGAAAACCGCTTCCGTCCGAAGCCCGGCCGCATCCGATCCGACACGCCGAAGGGCGGGAGACCCAAGAGCTTTTTCACGCAGGTCAGGAAGATCACCCGCCAGCATCAGGCAGCGGCCTCCCGCGATCCTTCCATGCCGTCATCCGCCCGCCCGTCATCGCCGGGGCGTTCCCGTGCCGCGGTCGCCAGCGGCAAGGGCGTGAAGCGCGGCCGGGGCGCGAGCTTCGTGCGCGCCCGGAACATATCCGGCAACTGGCATCATCGCCAGCCGGGCAGCCGCCGCGTCATCGTCAAGCAGCGCAGCGTTCGGGCCGCGTGGAAGGGCGGACGCGCCCGCGCGCATCTGCGCTATGTCCAGCGCGACGGCACGTCACGCGATGGCGAGCGGGGCCGGCTCTATTCTGCGACCGAGGACCGCGCCGATGGCGACGCCTTCCTTGATCGCGGCAAGGACGACCGCCACCAATTCAGGTTCATCGTTTCGCCCGAGGATGGCGCGGAGCTGTCGGACCTGACCGCCTACACCCGCGATTTCATGAAACAGGTGGAAGCCGACCTCGGCACGAAACTCGATTGGGTTGCCGTCAACCACTACAACACCGGCCATCCCCATGTGCATGTCATCGTCACCGGCCGCGACGATATGGGCGGGGATCTGGTCATCAATGGCGACTACCTTTCCGCCGGCCTGCGCGAGCGCGCCAGCGAGCTTGCCAGTCTGGAACTCGGCCCCGTCACGGAGATCGAGCAGACCCGCAAGCTGTCCACCGAAATCGACCAAGACCGTTTCACCCGGATTGACCGCGCCATGGCCGAGGAAGCCGACGCCCGTTTCCTCGACCTTCGCCATGAACCGGCAGCACCGAGGCGGCAGTTCGGGCGCACCTTACGCCTGCGCCGCCTCGCCAAGTTGGAGAAGATGGGGCTGGCGACCGAGCACGCGCCCGGCGTTTGGGAATTGAGCAAGGACATGGAACCGGCTCTGCGCGAGCTTGGCGAGCGGGGCGACATTATCCGCACCATGCAGAAGGCGCTCGGCCCGCAGGGCGGCGAACGTGATCCCATGAGCTTCCAAATCCATGACGGAGCGCCCGAGACGCCCATCGTCGGCCGCGTCGTGGACAAGCACCTGTCCGACGAGCTGGGGGAGAACCTGACAATCGTGGTGGACGGGATAGACGGCAGGACGCACCACATCGCTGGCATCGCGCCAGAGCGGCTGGAGGATGCCCGCATCGGCAGCATCATCGAGATCGGCCCGGCCGAGGCGACGGCCCGGCCGTCCGACCGCAGCATTACCGCCATCGCCGAAGACGGCATCTACCGGCCAAGCCGCCATCTGGAGCAGGCGAAGTTCGAGGGCCGCGTTCCCGGTGGCGACTATGAGGGCTATGTCGATGCCCATGTGCGCCGGCTGGAGGCGCTGCGCCGGGCCGGGATCGTCGAGCGCATCGACGCCGACCAATGGCGCATCCCCGATGATCTGGTCAGCCGTGCCGCCGCCTATGACGCCGGCCGTGACCGGCAGGCCAGCGTTAATGTCCTTTCGCCCGTCGATCTAGGTAAGCAGATCGGATCGGATGGCGCGACCTGGCTGGACCGGCGGCTGATCCATGGCGAGACGGCCGACCTTGCCCCGACCGGCTTCGGCCAGCAGGTGCGCGAAGCCATGGACCAGCGCCGCGAGCATCATATCGAACAGGGCGATGCGACCCGAGCGCGGAACGGTCGCATATTCTACCGGCGCAGCCTTCTCGCCACCCTGCGCGAGCGCGAGGTTGCCCGCGTCGGTGCGGAGATGACCGAGAGCAAGGGGCTGCCGTTCCGCGCCGCCACGGACGGCGAGAACGTCAGCGGCAAGTTCACCGGCACCGTGCAGCTATCGAGCGGCAAGTTCGCCGTGGTCGAGCAATCCCACGAGTTTACCTTAGTCCCGTGGCGGCCGGTCATCGACCGCCAGCTCGGCCGCGAGGTCATGGGCGTCGTGCAGGGCGGGTCGGTGTCGTGGCAGTTAGGGAGGCAGAGGGAGTTGGGAATATAG
- a CDS encoding helix-turn-helix transcriptional regulator gives MTHGRKADLPPRLLRTQEAARFLGISLRTLEKHRTYGTGPVYRKIGGRVLYTLHDLETWSAVGSRKSTRDENAGTVFPARPLTPAERGEL, from the coding sequence ATGACCCACGGCCGCAAAGCCGACCTGCCGCCGCGCCTGCTTCGGACCCAAGAAGCTGCACGCTTCCTCGGCATTTCGCTGCGCACCCTCGAAAAACACCGGACCTATGGAACTGGCCCCGTCTATCGGAAGATTGGCGGGCGCGTCCTTTACACCCTGCATGATCTGGAGACCTGGAGCGCAGTCGGCTCGCGTAAATCCACGCGCGACGAAAATGCCGGCACGGTCTTTCCGGCGCGTCCGCTCACTCCTGCCGAGAGGGGTGAACTCTGA
- a CDS encoding DNA methyltransferase has protein sequence MTNSTQNPRNVIFNGDCIDVMRSFDRASVDFILTDPPYVTNFRDRQGRTVANDDNGRWLRPAFNQMHRVLKDGGFCVSFYGWNKVDLFMDAWKAAGFRVVGHLVFRKRYASSTRFLRYEHEQAYLLAKGNPTLPAQPIPDVLDFPYTGNRLHPTQKPVEALTPLIEGFTKPGDLVLDPFSGSGSTLAAAQQTGRNWTGIELDNAHYHTARKRLAELQRHRVAA, from the coding sequence ATGACCAACAGCACCCAAAATCCCCGCAATGTGATTTTCAATGGCGATTGCATTGACGTGATGCGATCGTTTGACCGGGCATCGGTGGATTTCATCCTGACCGACCCTCCCTATGTGACCAACTTCCGAGACCGACAGGGCCGCACTGTTGCCAATGACGATAACGGCCGCTGGCTTCGCCCCGCGTTCAACCAGATGCATCGTGTTTTGAAGGACGGCGGCTTTTGCGTCAGCTTTTATGGATGGAACAAGGTTGATCTATTCATGGACGCATGGAAGGCGGCAGGCTTCCGAGTAGTCGGGCATCTTGTTTTCCGCAAGCGTTATGCGTCATCAACGCGCTTCCTTCGCTATGAGCACGAACAGGCTTATTTGCTGGCAAAGGGCAATCCGACCTTGCCTGCCCAGCCTATTCCTGACGTGCTGGACTTTCCTTACACAGGCAACCGGCTGCATCCGACGCAGAAACCCGTCGAAGCCCTGACGCCGCTTATCGAGGGGTTCACGAAGCCCGGCGATTTGGTGCTGGACCCGTTCAGCGGCAGCGGTTCGACCCTGGCGGCCGCGCAGCAGACTGGTCGCAACTGGACCGGCATCGAATTGGACAACGCTCACTATCACACCGCCAGAAAGCGCCTTGCGGAGCTGCAACGCCACCGGGTGGCCGCATAG
- a CDS encoding DUF2840 domain-containing protein — MTRRTFPGARGRGLADAPPFTTLVELTFQRKKIEHWIRFGRKNYEQIIDRRRSVVGFAPGSVFAFVRWANGDHGTVVSRIDIVRAIGRGEPFQTLPFVRPGGEILLRLDGWPKVQRGLAAIDAVESLGLDPADAAPEYWRHVHNRLTANLEPHAYTPERHAAWLHRRRIEP; from the coding sequence ATGACCCGGCGCACCTTTCCCGGCGCGCGCGGACGCGGTCTGGCGGATGCGCCGCCCTTCACCACGCTGGTCGAACTGACGTTTCAGCGGAAGAAGATCGAGCACTGGATACGCTTCGGTCGCAAGAACTACGAACAGATCATCGACCGCCGCCGGAGTGTCGTCGGCTTCGCGCCGGGCAGCGTCTTCGCCTTCGTTCGATGGGCGAACGGCGACCATGGCACGGTCGTTTCCCGCATCGACATTGTGCGGGCCATCGGCCGGGGCGAGCCGTTCCAGACATTGCCGTTCGTGCGCCCCGGCGGCGAAATCCTGTTGCGCCTCGACGGTTGGCCGAAGGTGCAGCGCGGGCTTGCAGCCATCGACGCCGTGGAGTCGCTCGGCCTCGACCCCGCCGACGCCGCACCGGAGTATTGGCGGCACGTCCACAACCGTTTGACCGCCAATCTGGAGCCGCACGCCTACACGCCCGAGCGACATGCCGCGTGGCTTCACCGCCGAAGGATCGAGCCATGA
- a CDS encoding lytic transglycosylase domain-containing protein → MAYIGQLIRSRDRRAASSPYAVLLLAGALSVCVGSGVAVAQSAPIERPAAAHPYAAHIAEASQRFGIPEHWIVAVLRAESAGDVRAVSTAGAIGLMQVMPDTWAGLRVRHGLGRDPYDPRDNILAGTAYLREMFDRYGNAGAMLAAYNAGPGRYDEYLATGRTLPTETRAYVAALAPILGGAAATEPPSSAPPPPPDWREAPLFVMRPGDAQAIAAPPDAQSGDGRATVPARDPVDAESQGDSIFVAEASGSGTP, encoded by the coding sequence ATGGCATATATCGGCCAGTTAATCCGCAGCCGCGATAGGCGCGCGGCATCATCGCCCTATGCGGTCCTTCTGCTGGCCGGCGCGCTTTCCGTCTGCGTCGGATCGGGCGTCGCGGTCGCGCAATCCGCGCCCATCGAGCGCCCGGCTGCCGCCCATCCCTATGCGGCTCACATCGCTGAGGCGTCGCAGCGTTTCGGCATACCGGAACATTGGATCGTCGCGGTGCTACGAGCCGAGAGCGCGGGCGATGTGCGCGCGGTCTCAACGGCCGGTGCGATAGGATTGATGCAGGTAATGCCCGACACATGGGCGGGCCTGCGCGTCCGCCATGGCCTCGGCCGCGATCCCTATGACCCACGCGACAACATCCTCGCAGGCACGGCCTATCTGCGCGAGATGTTCGACCGCTACGGCAATGCCGGCGCGATGCTGGCGGCATACAACGCTGGCCCCGGCCGCTATGACGAATACCTTGCAACCGGCCGCACGCTGCCGACCGAAACGCGGGCCTATGTCGCCGCGCTCGCGCCGATCCTCGGCGGCGCGGCTGCAACCGAACCGCCGTCATCGGCACCGCCACCGCCGCCAGATTGGCGCGAGGCACCGCTTTTCGTCATGCGTCCGGGCGACGCGCAGGCTATCGCCGCGCCGCCCGACGCACAATCCGGCGACGGCCGCGCGACCGTTCCGGCGCGCGATCCCGTCGATGCGGAGTCGCAGGGCGACAGCATTTTCGTCGCCGAGGCGAGCGGTTCGGGAACGCCATGA
- a CDS encoding S26 family signal peptidase, producing the protein MTRRRTLTVTALAVIGIAAASAVEWPMKLIWNATASAPIGFYIVEPAERIEVPELVAVVPPEPLAAFMAERGYIARGVPLLKRVLGLPGQRVCRSGRTITVNGIEMGQALERDSLGRDLPVWQGCRVIGDGQLFLMNWEVRGSLDGRYFGLTPAASVIGRAVPLWTDEEGVGRYEWRAPTH; encoded by the coding sequence ATGACGCGCCGCCGCACCCTCACGGTGACGGCGCTCGCCGTCATCGGCATCGCCGCCGCCAGTGCCGTCGAGTGGCCCATGAAACTCATCTGGAACGCCACAGCCAGCGCACCCATCGGTTTCTACATCGTCGAGCCGGCCGAGCGGATCGAGGTGCCCGAGTTGGTCGCCGTCGTGCCGCCCGAACCGCTCGCCGCCTTCATGGCCGAGCGCGGCTATATCGCGCGAGGCGTCCCGCTCTTGAAGCGCGTCTTGGGCTTGCCCGGACAGCGGGTTTGCCGCTCTGGCCGCACGATCACGGTGAACGGGATCGAGATGGGCCAGGCGCTGGAGCGCGACAGCCTCGGCCGCGATCTGCCCGTCTGGCAGGGCTGTCGAGTGATCGGCGACGGCCAGCTTTTCCTCATGAATTGGGAAGTCCGCGGCAGCCTCGACGGCCGCTACTTCGGACTCACCCCCGCAGCTTCCGTCATCGGTCGAGCGGTTCCGCTCTGGACCGATGAGGAAGGCGTCGGCCGCTACGAGTGGCGCGCGCCGACGCACTGA
- a CDS encoding M48 family metallopeptidase, protein MTTARHSVQYGEHRIDFTIVRRERTTLEIAVEPDACVVVAAPKDAPLEAIEEKVRKRAAWIRRQQRYFIQFLPRTPDRQYVAGETHLYLGRQYRLKVVPHAQAGVKLLRGFIVVQTHRPERTEVTRELVEHWYRQRAHAKFVERLEVNLLRFPAPEDFRPKGLIVRQLRQRWGSMSPASRLLLNRRLIEAPMDAIDYVITHELCHIAVPHHGPEFFELLDRVLPDWPKRKHRLEQRMA, encoded by the coding sequence ATGACGACCGCACGGCACAGCGTCCAGTACGGTGAACATAGAATCGATTTCACTATCGTGCGCCGTGAACGCACGACGCTGGAAATTGCTGTCGAGCCCGATGCTTGCGTCGTTGTAGCTGCGCCGAAGGACGCCCCGCTGGAAGCAATTGAAGAAAAGGTCCGCAAGCGCGCTGCCTGGATCCGGCGCCAGCAGCGGTATTTCATCCAGTTCCTTCCGCGCACCCCGGATCGCCAATACGTCGCCGGCGAGACGCATCTCTATCTCGGACGCCAATATCGGCTGAAGGTAGTGCCCCATGCCCAGGCAGGGGTGAAGCTTCTTCGTGGTTTTATCGTTGTTCAAACGCATAGGCCTGAGCGAACTGAGGTCACCCGGGAGCTTGTCGAGCATTGGTATCGACAGCGCGCTCACGCAAAATTTGTCGAGCGTCTGGAAGTCAATCTTTTGCGTTTCCCGGCCCCTGAAGACTTTCGCCCCAAGGGCTTGATTGTCCGCCAACTTCGGCAGCGTTGGGGTTCGATGTCGCCGGCATCTCGCCTGCTGCTTAATCGCCGGTTGATCGAAGCGCCTATGGATGCCATCGACTACGTCATCACGCACGAGCTCTGCCACATCGCGGTGCCACATCACGGGCCGGAGTTCTTCGAACTGCTCGACCGCGTCCTACCCGATTGGCCTAAGCGCAAGCACCGGCTTGAACAAAGAATGGCGTGA
- a CDS encoding DNA -binding domain-containing protein yields the protein MKTPTELDPDVDDVAPTGDQITPYDEQHFVTYLRLLDAKAEDADWKEVAQIVLHRDPAAEELRTYRCWQSHLERAQWLSREGYKRILEQAAANKA from the coding sequence ATGAAAACACCCACTGAACTCGATCCCGATGTCGATGACGTCGCGCCGACCGGCGATCAGATCACGCCGTACGACGAGCAGCATTTTGTGACCTACCTTCGGCTGCTCGATGCCAAGGCTGAAGATGCCGATTGGAAGGAAGTGGCGCAGATCGTTCTGCACCGCGATCCTGCTGCCGAGGAGCTTCGAACCTACCGCTGCTGGCAAAGCCACCTGGAACGCGCGCAATGGCTTTCGCGTGAAGGCTATAAACGAATTTTGGAGCAGGCCGCTGCAAACAAGGCTTGA
- a CDS encoding transcriptional regulator domain-containing protein, which produces MLSIDWRTPAAYRHTRNLPAAGFAWEYLRRNNEYRQEYRALAASKQPASGHLEAFVERWGVRFPQQSRRAA; this is translated from the coding sequence ATGCTCAGCATCGATTGGCGTACTCCGGCGGCTTACAGGCACACTAGGAATCTGCCCGCCGCCGGTTTCGCCTGGGAATACCTTCGCCGCAACAACGAATACCGCCAGGAATACAGGGCGCTGGCGGCAAGTAAGCAGCCGGCTTCCGGACATCTGGAGGCGTTCGTTGAGCGTTGGGGTGTGCGATTTCCCCAGCAATCCCGACGAGCCGCATGA
- a CDS encoding DNA cytosine methyltransferase produces MRALDLFSAAAGGWSLGLHRAGFVTIAACEIVEWRRILYAENNPHVRLYDDIRDLTAARLVSDLGVLPDIIVGSPPCQDISSANTKGKGIEGERSGLYLEAVRLVGDCRPRWFAFENSANLRTRGADRVLGELEALGYATEPCVVGASDVGANHIRKRSWLIGYDPEQLANTHGLGWNERRRRRPSRIDISAAGNPGDAEEIGCGSRWQGRRSQPVAGPCQPPCGHAADAGEAEWRAQVESAGDRDGQAGERREGADRHAEPVAPRGGNPADTHETRQPHGRMEPGLRPAEVADDGCGDGRRDDRSRAIQMGGSAGAGYDAAEPWADWNGGLAHHLRLDDGLSAWVADTRIALGSRKGTSAASLIVEAFGDAVLPQIPEAIGRAILRTEAALDAVLACTSIDIPGEEQ; encoded by the coding sequence ATGCGCGCGCTCGATCTGTTTAGCGCAGCGGCTGGCGGCTGGTCGCTCGGCCTTCATCGCGCCGGCTTCGTCACCATCGCCGCCTGCGAGATCGTCGAATGGCGGCGCATCCTTTACGCAGAGAACAATCCTCATGTCCGCCTCTACGACGACATCCGAGACCTCACGGCAGCTCGCCTTGTTTCCGACCTTGGAGTCCTTCCCGACATCATCGTCGGCAGCCCGCCATGCCAGGACATCTCCAGCGCCAACACCAAAGGCAAGGGGATCGAGGGTGAACGGTCGGGCCTCTACCTCGAAGCCGTCCGCCTGGTCGGAGATTGCCGTCCTCGCTGGTTCGCTTTTGAGAACAGCGCTAATCTCAGAACTCGCGGCGCTGACCGGGTGCTCGGCGAGCTGGAAGCGCTCGGCTACGCCACAGAACCGTGCGTGGTGGGTGCTTCGGATGTCGGCGCCAACCATATCCGCAAGCGGTCATGGCTCATCGGCTATGATCCCGAGCAGCTTGCCAACACCCATGGCCTCGGATGGAATGAAAGACGCCGAAGGCGGCCGAGCCGGATCGACATATCCGCTGCGGGCAACCCTGGCGACGCCGAGGAAATCGGATGCGGATCGAGGTGGCAGGGGCGACGTTCTCAGCCAGTTGCAGGGCCATGCCAGCCGCCATGCGGGCATGCTGCGGACGCCGGTGAAGCCGAATGGCGGGCGCAGGTTGAGTCCGCGGGAGATCGAGACGGGCAAGCGGGCGAGCGGCGCGAAGGCGCAGATCGACACGCCGAACCTGTTGCGCCACGCGGCGGAAATCCTGCCGACACCCACGAAACGCGACAGCCGCATGGACGGATGGAGCCCGGCCTACGACCGGCGGAAGTCGCCGACGATGGATGCGGTGATGGACGGCGCGATGACAGATCGCGCGCCATACAAATGGGCGGGAGCGCGGGCGCTGGCTACGATGCTGCGGAGCCATGGGCTGACTGGAACGGCGGCCTTGCCCATCACCTACGGCTGGATGATGGGCTTTCCGCCTGGGTGGCTGACACGCGCATTGCGCTCGGCAGTCGCAAGGGGACGTCTGCTGCCAGCCTGATCGTCGAGGCGTTCGGCGACGCCGTTCTGCCGCAAATCCCAGAAGCCATCGGGCGCGCCATCCTGCGCACTGAAGCTGCACTCGACGCGGTGCTCGCCTGCACATCCATCGACATTCCCGGAGAAGAACAATGA
- a CDS encoding replication initiator protein A — translation MLRTNDHKPSRRDAVSERSHLDPFVVATGDAAPRDQRDLMERPFFSLAKSPRTRPILYKAADVKVQVLAMPEHGMATIWDADVLIWAASQIVAAENAGFPTSRFFRFMPYQLLRAVGRSTGNRDYLLLKAALARLQSTVIATSIRNGAHWRRRQFSWINEWEEMTTRAGRVEGMEFVLPEWFYQSVVDRSLVLAIDPAYFRLKGGIERWLYRVARKHAGHQPEGWAFEFSHLHHKSGSLARPSDFALDLRRIAARQSLPGYRLQIEWQDGRELLRFLPANPSTGTVDNLVDAIGISGARSIGTSGANRQRHSIEDSNNKTNSSSLTRAHPSHGAGATYRGAQ, via the coding sequence ATGCTGCGCACCAACGATCATAAACCGTCGAGGCGCGATGCTGTCAGCGAGCGCAGCCATCTCGATCCATTCGTCGTAGCCACCGGAGACGCCGCACCGCGCGATCAGCGCGACCTGATGGAACGACCATTCTTCTCACTGGCCAAATCCCCGCGCACCAGGCCCATTCTCTACAAGGCCGCCGATGTGAAGGTGCAGGTGCTCGCCATGCCCGAGCACGGCATGGCGACCATCTGGGATGCCGATGTGCTGATCTGGGCGGCGTCCCAGATCGTCGCGGCCGAAAACGCTGGCTTTCCCACCTCGCGCTTCTTTCGCTTCATGCCCTATCAGCTCCTGCGCGCGGTCGGCCGGTCCACCGGAAACCGCGACTATCTTCTGCTGAAGGCCGCACTCGCGCGGCTGCAATCGACCGTCATCGCGACCAGCATCCGCAATGGCGCGCATTGGCGGCGACGCCAATTCTCATGGATCAACGAATGGGAAGAGATGACAACGCGCGCGGGCCGCGTCGAAGGCATGGAGTTCGTCCTGCCCGAATGGTTCTATCAGAGTGTCGTCGATCGCTCACTGGTTCTGGCCATCGACCCTGCCTATTTCCGGCTGAAAGGCGGCATCGAACGCTGGCTCTATCGCGTGGCCCGCAAGCATGCCGGACATCAGCCCGAGGGCTGGGCATTCGAGTTTTCTCACCTGCACCATAAATCCGGCAGTCTCGCACGGCCGTCCGACTTCGCGCTTGATCTTCGCCGGATTGCAGCCCGCCAATCGCTGCCCGGTTATCGTCTCCAGATCGAGTGGCAGGACGGGAGAGAACTCCTGCGCTTTCTCCCTGCAAATCCATCCACAGGCACTGTGGATAACCTTGTGGACGCAATCGGGATATCAGGCGCACGCAGTATCGGGACATCAGGCGCAAATCGCCAGCGACACTCTATAGAAGACTCTAACAATAAAACTAACTCTTCTTCTTTGACGCGCGCGCATCCGAGCCATGGTGCCGGTGCCACCTACCGAGGTGCGCAATGA
- a CDS encoding LysR family transcriptional regulator: protein MASLVHLLAAADHMNFRHAAKALGVAQSSVSARVKALEEDLGILLFERNTRGIRLTEAGRNFVEQVADGLDQLDHAVKTVSMAAVGEHGRLRIGIHALIPGSFLAELIANYRESHPGINVEITEGTARDALMRIRADQLDVAFMVGEPELPDCHTRLTWSEPLVAVLPQMHRLAGKSKITWADLSNETFLVRYGGTGPQIHDHIVLRLAGRSFRPLIQRFNVERGTLLSMVGQGFGITIVGAATALYPATDVVFPPFADEPDPVPFSAVWSPFNRSAALNNLLDLANDMRTSVNRPGR, encoded by the coding sequence ATGGCGAGTTTGGTGCATTTGCTTGCCGCGGCAGATCACATGAATTTTCGCCACGCAGCGAAAGCGCTTGGCGTGGCACAGTCCAGCGTAAGCGCCCGCGTGAAAGCGCTGGAGGAAGACCTTGGGATCCTGCTGTTCGAGCGTAACACGCGCGGTATCAGATTGACCGAGGCCGGGCGCAACTTCGTCGAACAAGTGGCAGACGGTCTTGATCAACTCGACCATGCGGTGAAGACAGTAAGTATGGCGGCAGTAGGCGAGCATGGTCGCCTGCGTATTGGCATCCATGCTTTGATTCCAGGCAGCTTTCTCGCCGAACTGATCGCGAATTACCGTGAGAGCCATCCCGGTATCAATGTCGAGATTACAGAAGGTACCGCTCGTGATGCATTGATGCGGATACGCGCCGACCAGCTAGACGTAGCGTTTATGGTAGGAGAGCCGGAGCTGCCCGACTGCCACACACGTCTGACATGGAGTGAGCCGCTGGTGGCCGTTCTGCCCCAGATGCATCGCCTTGCGGGGAAGTCAAAAATTACTTGGGCGGATTTGTCCAACGAGACATTCCTTGTCCGATATGGTGGCACCGGTCCACAGATCCATGATCATATCGTCTTGCGTCTCGCTGGCCGCTCGTTCAGGCCGTTGATCCAGCGATTTAATGTCGAACGCGGCACACTGCTGTCTATGGTTGGCCAGGGCTTTGGCATTACCATCGTCGGCGCGGCCACGGCACTGTACCCGGCGACTGACGTGGTTTTCCCGCCTTTCGCCGATGAGCCAGATCCGGTTCCGTTCTCGGCCGTTTGGTCGCCGTTCAACCGTAGTGCAGCGCTAAATAACTTGCTTGACCTTGCGAACGATATGAGAACTTCCGTGAATCGTCCGGGCAGATGA